GCTCGTCCGGCCCTTCGTCGGGCGGCGCACTTTCCGTCGTTGCGGACGCCGGCTCGGTGGGCGGCGCGGCCAGCGGCTGCGGCGCGGGAATCGAGTCGAGCAGCGCGTCGTACTTCGCCTTCACCTTTGCGAAGTCATCGCGCTGGCTCGGCGGCAGCACGCGCATGCCGTCGAGGTTCAGCGTCTCGGCATCGAAGAACTTGCCGTCGCGTTTGGCCGTGAAGTGGAGGTGCGGCCCGGTGGAGCGGCCCGTCGAACCCACGTAGCCGATGGTCTGCAGGCGTGTGACGTGATCCCCGACCTTGAGCCCTTCGGCGAAGCGCGACAGGTGCGCGTAGCCCGTCTCGATGCCACCGGCGTGCTGGATCTTCACGAGGTTGCCGCTGGGGCCGGCGGGGCCGATGAAACTGATGGTGCCGTAGGTGGATGCGCCGACCGGCGTGCCGGCCGCCGCTCCGAAGTCCGTGCCCGTATGCGCCACGATCTTGTGCAGGATCGGGTGCATGCGTTTCGGGTTGAAATGCGAGGTGATGGGGGCGTCTTTCACCGGCTTGCGCCAGCCTCCCTCGTAGGGAGAGCGCCCGTTGGCGTCGTAGTAGGCGCGGGTCTGAGGCCCTCGGTAGAAGTACACTCGCAGAGGCTTGGCCGAGGCATCTGCGGGCCTGAGCTCCAGCGCTTCCACTCCCGCGTAGCGCGACCACTCACCCAGCACGGTGATGCCCTGAGCCACGACGCGGATCACGTCACCGCGCTTCAGCTCCTCGAGATCCATGTGGCCGTCCAGGGCTTTGGCGAGCACCGCGGAGATCCCGGGATCGAGCCCGGCCTTTTGCGCCGAGTCATCCACGCTGCCGTCGATCACGAAGGCGGCCTTGATCTGCTCGTGCTCCACCTTCAAGTCGAGCTTCTTGCCGTCGAGCAGGCCGTCCTTGCCCTCGCGCGCTTGGTAGATCTCTTCGGCGCTCACGATGTACTCGAAGGCCTTCACCTTCTTGGTGGAACGCTCGACGAGAGCAGCGAACTTGTCGGTCTTGTCGCACTTGTCGAGGTTCTTCAGGTCCTTCAA
This region of Polyangiaceae bacterium genomic DNA includes:
- a CDS encoding M23 family metallopeptidase encodes the protein MDLEELKRGDVIRVVAQGITVLGEWSRYAGVEALELRPADASAKPLRVYFYRGPQTRAYYDANGRSPYEGGWRKPVKDAPITSHFNPKRMHPILHKIVAHTGTDFGAAAGTPVGASTYGTISFIGPAGPSGNLVKIQHAGGIETGYAHLSRFAEGLKVGDHVTRLQTIGYVGSTGRSTGPHLHFTAKRDGKFFDAETLNLDGMRVLPPSQRDDFAKVKAKYDALLDSIPAPQPLAAPPTEPASATTESAPPDEGPDEPDEPEPAAAPETPRAAAPEPTPAAPAPQNGNPIYLTDKDLQKLQSTSDDGEVAP